The proteins below are encoded in one region of Sporosarcina sp. FSL K6-1508:
- a CDS encoding nucleobase:cation symporter-2 family protein, translating to MSNPLKSTALGLQHVLAMYAGAVLVPLIVGDALGLTSTQLTYLVSIDILMCGIATILQIMNNRFFGIGLPVVLGCSFTAVGPMIAIGVESDVSAIYGAIIVSGLFVIVISRFFGKLVRFFPPVVTGSVVTIIGITLIPVAINNMGGGQGASDFGSLSNIALSFGTLLFILLVFKFSTGFMRAISILLGLGVGTVAATFMGKVDFSAVREASYFHMVEPFYFGMPTFEWPAIATMILVAMVSLVESTGVYFALGDICERDIKKKDLEKGYRAEGIAVLLGGIFNAFPYTTFSQNVGLIQMSGVRSRKIILIAGIMLITLGFVPKIAAFTTIIPNAVLGGAMIAMFGMVVSQGIKMLSKIITDSQENSMIIACSIGIGLGVTVVPELFAQFPTGLKILTSNGIVAGSVTAIVLNILFNMLPSKKKEPVQLSEQEV from the coding sequence GTGAGCAATCCACTTAAGTCAACTGCTTTAGGTCTCCAACACGTTTTGGCGATGTATGCGGGGGCAGTCCTCGTACCGTTAATTGTCGGGGATGCATTGGGCCTAACTTCTACACAATTGACTTATCTTGTTTCAATCGACATTTTAATGTGTGGGATTGCGACAATATTACAAATTATGAATAACCGTTTCTTCGGAATTGGATTACCGGTCGTATTAGGCTGTTCTTTCACTGCAGTCGGGCCGATGATTGCAATTGGGGTTGAGTCGGATGTCTCCGCTATTTACGGAGCAATCATTGTATCGGGTCTTTTTGTCATCGTTATTAGCCGATTTTTCGGTAAGCTTGTCCGATTCTTTCCGCCTGTCGTGACGGGCTCAGTGGTTACAATAATTGGTATTACTCTGATTCCAGTCGCCATTAATAATATGGGCGGCGGGCAAGGTGCGAGTGATTTTGGATCGTTGTCGAATATAGCATTGTCATTCGGTACCTTGCTTTTTATACTCCTCGTTTTTAAATTTTCGACTGGTTTCATGCGAGCTATTTCCATTTTACTTGGTTTAGGTGTAGGGACCGTTGCCGCAACATTTATGGGGAAAGTTGACTTTTCGGCTGTTCGGGAAGCATCCTATTTCCACATGGTAGAACCTTTTTACTTTGGGATGCCGACCTTTGAATGGCCAGCTATCGCGACAATGATTCTTGTTGCAATGGTATCCCTTGTTGAATCAACAGGCGTTTACTTTGCGCTAGGTGATATTTGTGAGCGGGATATAAAGAAAAAAGATCTTGAAAAAGGTTATCGTGCGGAAGGGATTGCCGTTTTACTAGGTGGTATTTTCAATGCATTTCCTTATACGACGTTTTCACAAAATGTCGGCTTAATTCAAATGTCAGGTGTCAGATCACGAAAAATTATTTTAATCGCGGGTATTATGTTGATTACGCTCGGTTTTGTTCCTAAAATCGCAGCTTTCACAACAATTATTCCAAATGCTGTTTTAGGTGGCGCGATGATTGCAATGTTCGGAATGGTCGTTTCCCAAGGAATTAAAATGTTGAGTAAAATTATTACGGATTCCCAAGAGAATTCAATGATTATTGCTTGTTCAATCGGTATAGGGCTTGGTGTGACTGTTGTACCTGAGCTTTTCGCACAATTCCCAACAGGTCTTAAAATTTTAACGAGTAATGGCATTGTCGCAGGAAGTGTAACTGCAATTGTGTTGAATATCTTATTTAATATGTTGCCTTCGAAA